The following are from one region of the Chloracidobacterium sp. genome:
- a CDS encoding nuclear transport factor 2 family protein, translating to MTTASAQASDREAIVQTINTYVSGGISGRSDDMRPAFHEGATIYGYIGPDLFGGPIQGLFDWNDGNGPAADLKANIANVDIEGTIATVRLELDNWTGHKFTDMFTLLKTDGEWKIVSKVFYLHPEG from the coding sequence ATGACAACAGCATCAGCCCAGGCGAGCGACCGCGAAGCGATCGTTCAGACCATCAACACCTATGTCAGCGGCGGCATTTCAGGCAGGAGCGACGATATGAGGCCGGCCTTTCACGAAGGTGCGACCATCTACGGCTATATCGGCCCCGACCTCTTTGGCGGACCCATTCAGGGCCTTTTCGATTGGAATGACGGCAACGGCCCGGCCGCAGATCTGAAGGCGAACATTGCCAACGTCGATATCGAGGGAACTATCGCGACCGTAAGGCTCGAACTCGACAACTGGACAGGCCACAAGTTCACCGATATGTTCACTCTTCTAAAGACCGACGGCGAGTGGAAGATCGTGAGCAAAGTATTTTACCTGCATCCGGAGGGATAG
- a CDS encoding tetratricopeptide repeat protein encodes MKRCPECGRDYNDDSLSFCLDDGSELLFGPAVSERPASVGGQFGDEPATAILHETESPKEAVTRIQLHTTEQTAVLPSGIEEAPKRSFDKRLLAAPFLLAIIVVGGFFAFRYITPVKQLESIAVMPFVNDSGNAEMEYLSDGMTETLINSLSKLANLSVKARNAVFPYKGKEVSARQIGEELGVQAVLLGRLAERGGNIKLNLELVDAKTLDVIWSEQYDRKQADLVNLQQEIARDVSSRLRPKLTGSDEQKLAKSYTTDSEAYRLYLQGRFYWYKQAGQEFEKCADYFRRAIEKDPNFALGYVGLADYYSVRKRDKARENVNRALALDPDLAEANGTLGYQYMLEYDWANAERYMKRALELDDKILELHRWNGQRLMMLGRWDEAFAAYDRALEIDRNSSATRLSYAACLIVSGKLNDGIRYMEESVKADPSHIWGHSFLGHAYSLRNDWANSVEQRAIAAELSGRSEEARLMRESFAKGGRDGFLRELVSRMEARIPAGGSAQSQRASMYLFLGDKEKALQTLERAAERNGDFWLFMIKYESVYDPLRGDPRFQAIVKIFDAPK; translated from the coding sequence ATGAAACGCTGCCCTGAATGCGGACGGGATTACAACGACGACTCACTGAGCTTTTGCCTCGATGACGGGTCGGAGCTGTTGTTCGGGCCGGCGGTGTCGGAACGGCCTGCGTCAGTGGGCGGCCAATTCGGTGACGAGCCGGCGACGGCGATCCTGCATGAGACTGAATCGCCGAAAGAGGCGGTGACTCGTATTCAGCTTCACACGACTGAGCAGACTGCCGTTCTGCCTTCGGGCATCGAAGAGGCTCCTAAACGGAGTTTCGACAAGCGTCTTCTGGCAGCGCCGTTTCTGCTGGCGATCATTGTTGTGGGCGGGTTCTTTGCCTTTCGATACATCACACCAGTTAAGCAGCTCGAATCCATCGCCGTGATGCCGTTTGTTAACGACAGCGGAAACGCGGAGATGGAGTACCTTTCCGACGGGATGACCGAGACGCTGATCAATAGTCTTTCAAAGCTCGCGAATCTTTCGGTAAAGGCGCGCAATGCGGTGTTTCCTTATAAAGGAAAAGAAGTTTCGGCGAGGCAGATCGGAGAGGAATTGGGCGTGCAGGCCGTTCTGCTGGGCAGGCTCGCGGAGCGGGGCGGGAACATCAAGTTGAATCTTGAACTCGTCGACGCGAAGACGCTTGATGTCATTTGGTCGGAGCAGTATGACCGCAAACAGGCTGACCTCGTGAATCTCCAGCAAGAGATCGCGCGTGATGTTTCGAGCAGGCTGAGGCCAAAGCTGACCGGCTCTGACGAACAGAAACTCGCAAAGAGCTATACGACCGATTCCGAGGCGTACAGGCTTTATCTTCAGGGCCGCTTCTATTGGTACAAGCAAGCCGGTCAGGAATTCGAAAAATGCGCGGACTATTTCCGTCGTGCGATAGAAAAAGACCCGAACTTTGCACTCGGGTACGTTGGCCTCGCGGATTATTACAGCGTCCGGAAACGTGACAAGGCCAGGGAGAACGTTAACCGCGCGCTCGCGCTCGACCCTGATCTTGCCGAGGCGAACGGCACGCTCGGATATCAGTACATGCTCGAGTATGACTGGGCAAACGCCGAGCGGTATATGAAGCGCGCCCTCGAGCTTGATGACAAGATCCTGGAACTTCATCGCTGGAACGGACAGCGGTTGATGATGCTCGGACGTTGGGATGAGGCCTTCGCCGCTTACGACCGTGCGCTTGAGATCGATCGCAATTCGTCTGCTACACGTTTAAGTTACGCCGCTTGCCTGATCGTTTCTGGAAAACTGAATGACGGTATTCGTTACATGGAAGAATCGGTCAAAGCGGATCCGAGCCATATTTGGGGCCATTCGTTCCTCGGGCACGCATATAGTTTGCGGAACGACTGGGCCAATTCGGTTGAGCAGCGTGCCATCGCGGCGGAACTGTCTGGACGGTCCGAGGAGGCACGACTTATGCGAGAGAGCTTCGCCAAAGGTGGGCGCGATGGTTTTTTGCGCGAGTTGGTTAGCCGTATGGAAGCCAGAATTCCAGCGGGCGGGAGTGCCCAGTCGCAAAGGGCGTCGATGTACCTTTTTCTGGGTGACAAGGAAAAGGCACTTCAAACTCTCGAACGCGCCGCCGAAAGAAATGGCGACTTCTGGCTCTTCATGATCAAATACGAATCTGTCTACGATCCGCTCCGCGGAGACCCGCGCTTTCAGGCGATCGTGAAAATATTTGACGCACCCAAATAG
- a CDS encoding aminotransferase class V-fold PLP-dependent enzyme yields the protein MASLSRRDLLRGAGAALGAVALDQSTSASAEQLANEYGFAPGLIYLNTGSLGPTPRSTLDAVMKAWTELETNPVAMSYGAGAVHALADKTRGAIAGIIGCTADEILLTRSTTNAMTTAGLGIDLDRGDRVLTTDVEHEGGSAVWKHLEKRRGVIIDRVSIPSEDHDVKGIVGRFAAAIRKETKVISVSHVITSTGLRMPVREIVALAKAKNILTIVDGAQAVGNIEVDVKAIGCDAYAAPGHKWLLAPKGTGFLYINKDSATKIQPVEWTDGKAYVLGSAGMGSLPLIVGLGAAIEAAQKRGIVATEARNLALRNLAYEGLKKIAKAQVVSAPPGPLATALVAFKLPDAIDSSAFRNTMRQKYNLMLKQTEKRWGNGMRISPHVFNTEADIDAALKAIAAELA from the coding sequence ATGGCTAGTCTTTCGCGACGAGACTTACTTAGAGGTGCTGGGGCCGCGTTAGGTGCTGTCGCGCTTGACCAAAGCACCTCTGCTTCAGCCGAGCAGTTGGCGAACGAGTACGGTTTCGCTCCTGGGCTGATCTATCTCAACACCGGCTCGCTGGGGCCGACACCCCGCTCGACGCTCGATGCAGTCATGAAAGCGTGGACGGAGCTTGAGACGAATCCGGTCGCGATGTCGTACGGCGCGGGAGCGGTTCACGCTCTTGCTGACAAGACGCGTGGGGCCATCGCCGGGATCATCGGCTGTACGGCGGACGAGATACTGCTGACCCGCAGCACGACCAACGCAATGACAACGGCCGGCCTTGGTATCGACCTCGATCGCGGTGATCGCGTTCTGACAACGGATGTCGAGCACGAAGGCGGCAGTGCTGTTTGGAAACACCTTGAGAAACGGCGTGGCGTCATTATCGACCGCGTTTCAATACCTTCGGAAGACCATGATGTAAAGGGCATCGTGGGGCGTTTTGCGGCCGCGATAAGAAAGGAAACGAAGGTGATCAGCGTCAGCCATGTCATTACGTCGACGGGTCTGAGGATGCCGGTCCGCGAGATCGTCGCCCTGGCTAAGGCGAAAAACATCCTGACCATCGTCGACGGAGCACAGGCAGTTGGAAATATCGAGGTCGATGTAAAGGCGATCGGCTGCGACGCCTACGCTGCGCCGGGTCACAAGTGGCTCTTGGCCCCAAAAGGCACTGGCTTCCTTTATATAAATAAAGACTCCGCTACGAAGATACAGCCGGTTGAGTGGACGGACGGTAAGGCCTACGTCCTTGGCTCGGCCGGGATGGGTTCGCTGCCGTTGATTGTCGGCCTTGGAGCGGCGATCGAAGCGGCGCAAAAGCGGGGCATCGTGGCAACCGAAGCCCGCAACCTGGCATTACGAAACCTCGCGTACGAGGGTTTGAAGAAAATCGCCAAAGCTCAAGTGGTCAGTGCTCCGCCGGGACCGCTGGCGACGGCATTGGTTGCCTTCAAGCTTCCGGACGCGATAGACAGCTCCGCATTTCGCAACACCATGCGGCAAAAATACAACCTTATGCTGAAGCAGACTGAGAAGCGATGGGGAAACGGCATGCGGATATCACCGCATGTGTTTAATACGGAAGCCGACATCGACGCGGCGCTCAAAGCGATCGCGGCTGAACTCGCTTGA
- a CDS encoding PD40 domain-containing protein: protein MKRCPECRKDYLDDSLLYCLDDGAALVQGTVTDEPATAILSGDRRSGEALTESLKTATLTGDNSLTLRLPAFLSRERLPWMLAGVLLIGLLVAVVYAVRNGRAVVTNELIRTTFYIQPPQRRSGFGQIAISPDGRNIVVASDVEGKTVLWLRPMDSLEGRPLAGTDGVVGFPFWSPDSRSIGFWVAENKLKRVDIADGTVRDLGEAPAGAGGAGCAWNRDGTVLCNGRGGFVRLPASGGVSDRLPGYDSKEDELFRWPSFLPDGKHFLFLVTNSDRTKSEVYVGSIDGSTRKLLFAADSNAIYSAKPDGKGGYLLFARGSALLAQAFDLETLSVSGEPFRVAESVRVNFNNRGYFSVSDNGTLVYDPRTDEYEGRQLTWYDRSGKELQAVGKAGPMFRFRLSPDEKLVSMSSRGTGNVNNDILVTDIARGASSRLASFPGDTPESIWSPDGKYVVWNERAGTKIRLMKKLASGAGEAEVLLESEVSGIVPSDWSSDGKFMLYTSFNNRNRDIWVLPLEGDRKPFPYIQTPSDDQSAVFSPDGKYVAYRSFESGRNEIYIQTFPASATKLPVSTNGGTAPFWARNGRELFYIASGKLMSVEIKPGDPLSVGVPQPLVDFAAVRSPRNDDYAVSNDGQRLLFISRAADAVSLPIVAILNWSAGLNR, encoded by the coding sequence ATGAAACGATGCCCTGAATGTAGAAAAGATTATCTCGACGACAGTTTGCTGTACTGTCTCGACGATGGTGCCGCGCTTGTGCAGGGTACGGTCACGGATGAGCCCGCGACTGCGATATTGTCGGGTGATCGGCGTTCGGGTGAGGCACTCACCGAAAGTCTTAAGACCGCAACGCTCACCGGCGACAATTCGCTGACGCTGCGGCTACCCGCGTTTTTGTCGCGTGAGCGGCTGCCGTGGATGCTGGCAGGCGTCCTGCTGATCGGTCTGTTGGTTGCGGTCGTTTATGCAGTCAGAAATGGGCGGGCCGTTGTAACAAACGAGCTGATCAGAACAACATTTTATATCCAACCGCCTCAACGAAGGTCCGGCTTTGGACAAATAGCGATCTCCCCCGACGGAAGGAACATTGTGGTCGCGTCCGACGTCGAGGGTAAAACAGTCCTTTGGCTCAGACCGATGGACTCGCTCGAGGGGCGACCGCTTGCGGGAACCGATGGTGTCGTTGGATTCCCGTTCTGGTCGCCCGACAGTCGCTCGATCGGGTTTTGGGTTGCCGAGAACAAACTCAAGAGGGTCGACATCGCGGACGGAACCGTCAGGGATCTTGGAGAGGCTCCCGCCGGCGCTGGCGGCGCTGGGTGCGCCTGGAACCGTGACGGGACGGTATTATGCAACGGGCGGGGCGGCTTTGTTCGTCTCCCCGCGTCCGGCGGTGTTTCGGATAGGCTGCCCGGATATGATTCAAAGGAGGACGAGCTTTTCCGTTGGCCAAGTTTCCTTCCCGATGGAAAACATTTTCTCTTCTTGGTTACGAATAGCGATCGAACAAAGTCCGAGGTGTACGTCGGTTCGATCGATGGCTCGACAAGAAAACTCCTATTCGCAGCGGATTCAAATGCGATCTATTCAGCCAAGCCGGACGGCAAAGGCGGGTATCTGCTGTTTGCCCGCGGCTCTGCCCTGCTCGCACAGGCTTTCGATCTGGAAACCCTATCCGTGTCGGGAGAGCCATTTCGGGTCGCCGAAAGCGTTCGGGTGAATTTTAACAACCGAGGATATTTTTCGGTGTCCGACAACGGTACGCTTGTTTACGACCCAAGGACTGACGAATACGAAGGGCGCCAGTTGACCTGGTATGACCGTTCGGGAAAAGAGTTACAGGCCGTTGGCAAGGCGGGACCCATGTTCCGTTTCAGGCTCTCGCCGGACGAAAAACTGGTGTCGATGTCGAGCCGCGGCACAGGAAATGTGAACAACGACATTCTTGTCACTGACATTGCTCGCGGTGCGAGCTCGCGTCTCGCATCATTTCCCGGCGACACGCCTGAAAGCATCTGGTCCCCCGACGGCAAATATGTCGTATGGAACGAGAGAGCAGGGACGAAGATCCGGCTGATGAAAAAACTCGCGAGCGGTGCTGGTGAGGCCGAGGTCCTTCTAGAATCCGAGGTAAGCGGGATAGTTCCTTCGGATTGGTCCTCTGACGGAAAGTTCATGCTCTATACTTCGTTCAATAACAGGAATCGGGATATTTGGGTGCTGCCGCTTGAGGGCGATCGCAAACCCTTTCCCTACATCCAGACACCGTCCGACGACCAGTCAGCAGTTTTTTCGCCGGACGGCAAATATGTCGCGTACAGATCATTCGAGTCTGGTAGGAACGAGATCTATATCCAGACATTCCCAGCGTCTGCAACTAAGTTGCCGGTCTCGACCAACGGCGGGACCGCTCCCTTTTGGGCGCGAAACGGTCGCGAGCTGTTTTACATTGCGAGCGGAAAGCTGATGTCGGTCGAGATCAAGCCGGGCGACCCATTGAGCGTAGGCGTGCCGCAGCCGCTCGTCGACTTCGCGGCCGTTCGGAGCCCCCGAAACGACGACTATGCAGTTTCGAACGACGGCCAGCGACTCCTCTTCATCAGCCGCGCCGCCGATGCCGTCTCACTCCCGATCGTCGCGATCCTAAATTGGTCCGCTGGGTTGAATCGATAA
- a CDS encoding sigma-54-dependent Fis family transcriptional regulator, with protein sequence MNDMAKILIVDDEPSMLRILTVILADAKHSVTASGGLNEARAALAKERFDLVITDKKMPDGDGLELLRYCHENDPDLPVVMLTAVATVELAVEAMQAGAFDFISKPFVPEVVTAVARRATERTKLLRENEILREEAKRHIFAEDILGESPAILRLKETIAKVAPTNATVLITGETGTGKELVARAIHKGSIRSKETFLAVNCAALSEQLLESELFGHEKGAFTGADRPRQGLFEAAHNGTLFLDEAGEMSLSLQAKLLRVLTDGQFLRVGASVPRSADVRVIVATHRDLRERVKDGRFREDLYYRLAVVPIEIPPLRDRKEDIPVLVDVLINQISKDLKIKDVSVRDSALEKLRGYSFPGNVRELRNLLERACILAKGGILTADDIYIQSDQVTSDIGAGPINALPEDIDLTAVLADIEAQLIQRALRNSGGVQAEAARKLGISRSDIAYKIKKHKLSGEM encoded by the coding sequence TTGAATGATATGGCCAAGATCCTGATCGTCGACGACGAACCAAGCATGCTGCGGATCCTGACGGTTATCCTGGCGGATGCCAAACATTCGGTCACAGCATCCGGCGGGCTTAACGAGGCGCGCGCGGCTCTCGCAAAGGAACGATTCGACCTGGTCATAACGGACAAGAAGATGCCGGATGGCGACGGGCTCGAACTCCTGCGGTACTGCCATGAGAATGACCCGGACCTCCCGGTGGTAATGCTGACGGCCGTTGCTACGGTCGAACTCGCGGTCGAGGCAATGCAGGCTGGAGCCTTCGATTTTATCTCAAAGCCATTCGTACCCGAAGTCGTGACGGCTGTGGCCCGCCGGGCGACCGAACGCACTAAGCTGCTTCGCGAAAACGAGATCCTGCGCGAAGAAGCAAAGCGGCACATATTCGCCGAGGATATCCTCGGGGAGAGCCCGGCGATCCTCCGCTTAAAGGAGACCATCGCAAAGGTCGCTCCGACCAATGCTACGGTCCTGATCACCGGCGAAACGGGTACAGGCAAGGAGCTCGTCGCGCGGGCGATCCATAAAGGGAGCATTCGTTCGAAAGAGACCTTTCTCGCGGTCAACTGCGCGGCCTTGAGCGAACAGTTGCTCGAATCGGAACTTTTCGGGCATGAAAAAGGTGCGTTTACCGGAGCCGACCGGCCGCGGCAAGGGCTCTTTGAGGCGGCCCACAACGGAACGCTCTTTCTTGATGAGGCCGGCGAAATGTCACTGAGCCTCCAGGCAAAACTGCTGCGCGTACTGACTGACGGCCAATTCCTGCGAGTTGGAGCATCTGTCCCGCGCTCGGCAGATGTCCGCGTGATCGTTGCGACACATCGTGATCTTAGGGAGCGAGTAAAGGACGGCCGTTTCAGGGAGGACCTATACTACCGGTTAGCGGTGGTCCCGATCGAAATACCGCCGCTTCGGGATCGAAAGGAAGACATTCCCGTTCTTGTCGATGTGCTGATAAATCAAATTTCCAAGGATCTGAAGATCAAGGACGTTTCGGTTCGCGATTCAGCGCTCGAAAAGCTACGCGGGTACAGTTTTCCAGGCAACGTCCGAGAGCTCCGAAACCTGCTTGAGCGTGCGTGCATTCTGGCTAAAGGCGGGATACTGACCGCGGACGATATCTATATTCAATCAGACCAGGTGACTTCGGATATCGGGGCCGGACCTATCAACGCACTGCCGGAGGATATCGACCTCACAGCGGTGCTGGCCGATATCGAAGCGCAGTTGATCCAGCGTGCATTGAGAAATTCTGGCGGGGTGCAGGCAGAGGCCGCACGAAAGCTCGGTATTTCCAGAAGCGACATCGCTTACAAGATAAAGAAGCACAAACTATCGGGCGAGATGTAG
- a CDS encoding MOSC domain-containing protein, which produces MLFGLHLTATEIEQGLDEVLRSPRDEGTLEMIVRRPEINAREVVETGRLDIGEGLVGDNWLKRGSSRTDDGKGHPKMQLNLMNWRFACLIAGDVSRVPLAGDQLYVDLYLGEENLSPGTVLTVGSATIEVTEIPHLGCKKFVERFGLDAMRFANSELGRRHNLRGINALVVKDGDVSVGDAVRKMA; this is translated from the coding sequence ATGTTATTCGGGCTGCATCTGACGGCCACCGAGATAGAGCAAGGACTCGACGAGGTCCTGCGATCGCCGCGCGACGAGGGGACGCTTGAGATGATCGTCAGGCGGCCGGAGATCAATGCACGGGAAGTGGTCGAGACCGGACGGCTCGATATCGGAGAAGGCCTGGTCGGCGACAATTGGCTGAAAAGGGGAAGTTCGCGGACGGACGATGGGAAAGGCCATCCGAAAATGCAGCTCAATTTGATGAACTGGCGTTTCGCATGCCTGATCGCCGGCGACGTTTCGCGGGTGCCGCTGGCCGGCGACCAACTTTATGTCGACCTATATCTCGGTGAAGAGAACCTCTCACCGGGGACGGTCCTGACCGTAGGCAGCGCGACGATCGAGGTGACCGAAATACCGCATCTGGGCTGCAAAAAATTTGTCGAGCGATTCGGGCTTGACGCGATGAGATTTGCTAACTCAGAACTCGGGCGTCGCCATAACCTGCGCGGCATCAATGCGTTGGTCGTAAAGGACGGCGACGTCTCGGTCGGCGACGCTGTAAGAAAAATGGCCTGA
- a CDS encoding rubrerythrin: MMINKQSSLMILVLAIALIAAACGQVDKTTTASTAGTAAGGAKTLENLQTAFDGESNANAKYLAFAKKADEEGYAKVASLFRAAARAEEIHKDNHAQVIGKMGGVPKADVKIPEIKTTAENLKGAIEGESYERDKMYVDFLNEARTVGNKDAVRTFNFAKTAEAEHAKLYAEALANLEKWKGEKTTFFVCSTCGYTTLDGKIEKCPVDFTPKEKFEAIN, from the coding sequence ATGATGATCAACAAACAAAGCAGCTTAATGATATTGGTTCTCGCTATCGCACTGATTGCCGCGGCCTGCGGACAGGTAGACAAGACAACTACAGCGAGCACCGCGGGAACTGCGGCTGGCGGGGCCAAGACCTTGGAAAATCTTCAGACAGCATTCGACGGCGAGAGCAACGCGAATGCAAAGTATCTGGCCTTTGCGAAGAAAGCGGATGAAGAGGGATATGCCAAAGTCGCAAGCCTATTTCGGGCAGCGGCCCGTGCCGAAGAGATACATAAAGACAATCATGCTCAAGTGATCGGCAAAATGGGCGGCGTCCCTAAGGCTGATGTCAAAATTCCGGAGATCAAGACAACGGCTGAGAATCTGAAAGGCGCGATCGAAGGCGAAAGCTATGAACGCGACAAGATGTATGTCGACTTCCTCAACGAGGCACGCACGGTTGGGAATAAAGACGCGGTCAGGACGTTCAATTTTGCGAAAACCGCCGAGGCTGAGCACGCGAAGCTTTACGCAGAGGCTCTGGCGAACCTCGAGAAGTGGAAAGGTGAAAAGACCACGTTCTTCGTTTGCTCAACATGCGGGTACACGACACTCGACGGCAAGATCGAGAAGTGTCCTGTTGATTTTACCCCGAAAGAAAAGTTCGAAGCGATCAATTGA
- a CDS encoding HAMP domain-containing histidine kinase translates to MISPDIYRKQETLLILLNMAVIAALVFVHISFIALLGRPSGWLLLVLAVRFVLLNLELIWIQKTDENTPPVLINAHIYLSLVLNMVFAFLAARSGGTADSHYSVLMIIPIISAAYRFRLAAMMVVVTAAITLNFLEVYLYFNEHPPVDISEYFEAATVSLVFLVVGIIVWLLVGNLRIEEEKLNQSLDELRELQSRLVAEEKLAAVGQLSSAIAHEIRNPVSMIASSLKLAEKQSGDSSVRKEMFDIATAEATRLELLTTDFLSFASTKEPDVKEVPVRENLEYIGGLSRAKLAEKNLSLEIQCPQGIRFTMDPGQMQQALLNLVTNSINATPSGKTITVGAEERGAVSVLFVANEGPAIPDSIADQIFEPFFSRSERGTGLGLPIVRRIARAHGGEVELVKNSEGDVRFEIVF, encoded by the coding sequence ATGATAAGTCCGGATATCTACAGAAAGCAGGAAACGCTACTGATACTGCTGAATATGGCGGTGATCGCCGCACTTGTATTCGTGCATATCAGCTTCATCGCGTTGCTCGGACGGCCATCAGGCTGGCTCTTGCTGGTACTCGCGGTGAGGTTCGTTTTGCTGAATCTGGAATTGATCTGGATCCAGAAGACAGATGAGAATACGCCACCTGTTCTGATAAACGCGCACATCTATCTTTCGCTTGTCTTGAATATGGTCTTTGCGTTCCTGGCGGCCCGCTCGGGCGGCACCGCGGACAGCCATTATTCGGTCCTGATGATCATCCCGATAATCTCAGCCGCGTATCGTTTCCGGCTTGCTGCGATGATGGTGGTGGTCACTGCGGCGATCACACTCAACTTCCTCGAAGTTTATCTTTATTTCAATGAACATCCCCCTGTCGATATCAGTGAGTATTTCGAAGCGGCCACGGTCTCGCTTGTATTTCTAGTTGTCGGGATCATCGTCTGGCTGCTCGTCGGGAACCTCCGGATCGAAGAGGAAAAACTGAATCAAAGCCTTGATGAACTGCGGGAACTGCAGAGTAGATTGGTCGCCGAGGAAAAACTCGCGGCGGTCGGCCAACTGTCGAGCGCCATCGCGCACGAGATACGCAATCCGGTATCGATGATCGCGAGTTCGCTGAAGCTGGCGGAAAAGCAAAGCGGGGACTCGTCTGTCCGCAAAGAGATGTTCGATATTGCTACTGCGGAGGCAACCCGGCTTGAACTATTGACAACAGATTTCCTCTCTTTCGCAAGTACAAAGGAACCGGACGTAAAGGAGGTCCCGGTGCGAGAAAACCTCGAGTACATCGGCGGGCTCTCAAGAGCTAAGTTAGCAGAGAAGAACCTCAGTCTGGAGATACAATGCCCCCAGGGCATCAGGTTCACGATGGATCCGGGGCAAATGCAGCAGGCATTGCTGAATCTTGTGACGAATTCGATCAATGCGACGCCGAGCGGAAAAACCATCACTGTCGGTGCGGAAGAACGAGGTGCCGTATCCGTCCTGTTCGTTGCGAACGAGGGCCCGGCGATCCCGGACAGCATCGCAGACCAAATATTCGAGCCATTCTTTTCTCGCAGCGAACGCGGAACCGGTCTCGGCTTGCCGATCGTCCGGAGGATCGCCCGAGCGCACGGGGGTGAGGTCGAACTCGTCAAGAATTCGGAAGGTGATGTAAGGTTCGAGATAGTCTTTTGA